One Malus domestica chromosome 11, GDT2T_hap1 genomic region harbors:
- the LOC103436169 gene encoding uncharacterized protein isoform X3 codes for MDREWIRNPNRVSREYLNGISEFLKTASKHVNAEGYTKCPCQNCNNCRLKSLREIQQDLGRYGMSFNYTTWTHHGERLRTVSSCSNPQPVSRPITEIGSDNDHVMNVINDLHPHTHVSQNNALEEDDNTISNDNVEVDESSMPREEHEKFERLLKQAQRELYPGCEGFSVLTAIVEFMHGKVMFGMSNTCYDYFMALFKRMLPKDNVLPPSHYEANKILKDLGLGCEKIHACKYDCVLFYKENKALDQCPVCNEPRYHKSSPDKKRKIPRKVLRYFPLKPRLQRLYMSVHTANDMRWHKEKRVDDDIMRHPADGTAWKEFDNIYPDFAADPRNVRLGLATDGFNPFNNMSKPYSMWPVVVVPYNLPPWRCMKKEFSIMTLLIPGDKAPGREIDVYLRPLIDELKELWENGVPTYDKATNSMFNLRAALMWTINDFPAYANLSGWGTKGYNACPVCNEDGTSERFSDKICYMGHRRWLPWNHAWRDNKDSFDGRTEYRARPREFSGEEILAQVANLNFGRMGKHDNNPDKKMKKTPEHRNWSKKSVFFELEYWSKLKIRHNLDVMHIEKNVSDSVVGTILDLEGKSKDTHKARNDLMNLGIKENLWLEWDGSKWNKGHPFYTVEPKFQKEFLEFLKWVKYPDGYAASISRNVKVGEKKISGLKSHDCHVLLQRLIPVGIRKFLPENVVEPIIELSSFFQQICAKTLCVVDLERLKENIVYILCKLEQIFPPAFFDVMIHVMIHLVDEAILAGPVNFRWMYPIERLLGRYKRYVRNKARPEGSITAVYLSNESLTFCGMYLRNVESSFNRRERNIDGGVRLEKLSVFAQIAKPFMGSSSVEFTSADMKIAEWFIFNNCDEVTPFLEEHEEIIKRESSSNVEQRHKDKFPSWFREHMRSLGKEKSPLYNDELFELARGAVRAETYQGCVVNGVKFVVAERDDRLITQNSGVYVPGDVDTGELEFYGKLTSVIELLYRQGYKVVLFKCHWFNTDPSRRGSIKRDYHLISVNTNTRWYDNDPYILATQAKQVFYVADPKAGTGWKVIQRIQHRNVWDIPEKGNSEGDSSDDDVTYQENSSSDIPDMAQVQHIDETLTPYCLENVPPVAVEIDSIIIDLGALPRIDENEFIYNYNEESSIDTDDYISNEENSSHGDDSSSSTTDDDSDLDY; via the exons ATGGACAGGGAATGGATACGAAATCCGAATCGAGTGAGTAGGGAATATTTAAATGGGATTTCAGAATTTTTGAAAACTGCAAGCAAACATGTCAACGCTGAGGGTTATACTAAGTGCCCATGCCAGAATTGTAACAACTGTAGATTAAAGTCATTGAGAGAAATTCAGCAAGATTTGGGTAGATATGGAATGTCATTCAATTATACTACATGGACTCATCATGGGGAACGATTGAGAACTGTTTCAAGTTGTTCAAACCCACAACCAGTGTCGCGACCTATTACTGAAATAGGAAGTGATAATGATCATGTAATGAATGTAATCAATGATCTTCATCCACACACGCATGTTAGTCAAAACAATGCGTTGGAGGAGGATGATAACACAATCAGCAATGATAATGTGGAAGTGGATGAGTCCAGCATGCCTAGAGAAGAACATGAAAAGTTTGAGAGATTATTAAAACAAGCTCAACGAGAATTGTACCCTGGGTGTGAAGGTTTCTCTGTACTAACGGCAATTGTGGAGTTCATGCATGGCAAGGTCATGTTTGGAATGTCCAACACATGCTATGATTATTTCATGGCACTTTTCAAACGGATGCTTCCGAAAGATAATGTTTTGCCTCCATCACATTATGAAGCAAATAAGATTTTGAAAGATTTAGGGTTAGGGTGTGAAAAAATTCATGCCTGCAAGTATGATTGTGTGTTgttttacaaagaaaataaagcgTTAGATCAGTGTCCTGTTTGTAATGAGCCTAGGTATCATAAGAGTTCTCCGGACAAGAAGCGGAAGATTCCGAGAAAAGTGCTACGATATTTTCCACTTAAGCCAAGATTGCAACGGCTGTACATGTCAGTGCACACGGCCAATGATATGAGGTGGCATAAGGAAAAGAGGGTTGATGATGATATCATGCGACATCCCGCTGACGGAACTGCATGGAAAGAGTTTGACAATATATATCCTGACTTTGCAGCAGACCCTCGGAATGTGAGGTTAGGCCTTGCCACGGATGGATTTAATCCATTCAATAATATGAGTAAACCTTATAGTATGTGGCCTGTGGTGGTTGTTCCATATAATTTGCCGCCTTGGAGATGTATGAAAAAAGAATTTTCCATTATGACATTGCTAATCCCAGGTGATAAAGCACCTGGAAGAGAAATCGATGTGTATTTACGACCGTTAATTGATGAGCTGAAAGAATTATGGGAAAATGGTGTGCCAACATATGATAAGGCTACTAATTCTATGTTTAACTTACGTGCGGCATTGATGTGGACAATCAATGATTTTCCAGCTTACGCAAATCTATCGGGATGGGGCACTAAGGGCTATAATGCATGCCCTGTTTGTAATGAGGACGGAACATCAGAAAGGTTCAGCGACAAGATTTGTTACATGGGACATCGACGGTGGCTACCTTGGAATCATGCATGGCGGGATAACAAAGACTCTTTTGATGGGAGAACTGAATATCGTGCTAGACCTCGGGAGTTCTCAGGGGAAGAGATTTTAGCACAAGTTGCTAATTTAAATTTTGGTCGGATGGGTAAACATGACAACAATCCGgacaagaaaatgaagaaaacgcCTGAGCATCGAAATTGGTCGAAAAAGAGTGTGTTCTTCGAGTTGGAGTATTGGTCAAAGTTGAAAATCAGGCATAACTTAGATGTGATGCACATCGAGAAGAATGTTTCTGATAGTGTTGTTGGAACAATACTGGACCTAGAAGGAAAATCTAAAGACACGCACAAAGCTCGCAATGATTTGATGAATTTGGgcataaaagaaaatttgtgGTTAGAGTGGGACGGGAGTAAGTGGAATAAAGGTCACCCATTTTATACCGTGGAACCAAAGTTCCAAAAAGAATTCCTTGAGTTTTTGAAATGGGTAAAGTACCCAGATGGATATGCAGCCAGTATCTCTCGAAATGTGAAAGTCGGTGAGAAAAAGATTTCCGGATTGAAGAGTCATGATTGCCACGTGTTATTGCAGCGACTTATTCCCGTGGGTATTCGAAAATTTTTGCCGGAAAATGTGGTTGAACCGATCATTGAATTATCGAGCTTCTTTCAGCAAATATGTGCCAAAACGTTGTGTGTGGTAGACTTGGAAAGGCTGAAAGAAAATATTGTGTACATATTGTGCAAGCTTGAACAAATATTTCCCCCTGCATTCTTTGATGTAATGATTCATGTCATGATCCACTTAGTAGATGAAGCGATACTTGCTGGGCCTGTTAATTTTCGGTGGATGTACCCTATAGAAAG ACTATTGGGAAGGTATAAACGCTATGTGCGGAACAAAGCACGTCCTGAGGGATCTATTACAGCGGTATACCTTTCAAATGAATCCCTCACTTTTTGTGGGATGTATCTCCGTAATGTTGAAAGTTCTTTTAATCGACGTGAACGAAATATTGATGGTGGTGTGCGACTAGAGAAGCTTTCTGTATTTGCTCAAATTGCAAAACCGTTTATGGGTAGTTCAAGTGTTGAATTTACTAGTGCTGACATGAAGATAGCTGAGtggtttatattcaacaattgTGACGAGGTGACACCATTCCTTGA GGAGCATGAGGAAATAATAAAGCGTGAAAGTAGTTCAAACGTGGAGCAAAGACACAAAGATAAGTTTCCTTCTTGGTTTCGTGAACAT ATGAGGAGCTTGGGAAAGGAAAAGTCACCTTTATATAATGATGAGTTGTTTGAGTTAGCGAGAGGTGCTGTGCGAGCTGAAACATATCAAGGCTGTGTTGTGAATGGGGTTAAGTTTGTAGTTGCCGAACGAGATGATAGATTAATCACTCAGAATAGTGGGGTGTATGTGCCTGGAGATGTCGATACTGGAGAACTAGAATTTTATGGAAAGTTGACTAGTGTCATTGAATTGTTATATAGACAGGGGTATAAAGTGGTGTTATTTAAGTGCCACTGGTTCAATACAGACCCTTCTAGACGAGGGAGTATAAAGCGCGACTACCACTTAATATCAGTCAACACAAACACTCGTTGGTATGATAATGATCCTTATATTCTTGCCACTCAAGCGAAGCAAGTGTTTTATGTGGCTGATCCTAAGGCAGGTACTGGTTGGAAAGTAATTCAAAGAATTCAACATAGAAATGTATGGGATATTCCGGAAAAGGGGAACTCTGAGGGTGATAGTAGTGATGATGATGTGACATACCAAGAGAACTCTTCATCAGACATTCCTGATATGGCACAAGTACAACACATTGATGAAACTCTGACTCCGTACTGCTTGGAAAACGTTCCTCCAGTTGCAGTTGAGATTGACTCCATCATTATAGATCTTGGGGCTCTTCCtagaattgatgaaaatgaattCATTTACAATTATAATGAAGAAAGTAGTATAGATACTGATGACTACATAAGCAATGAGGAAAATAGTAGTCATGGTGATGATAGTTCAAGCAGTACTACTGATGACGATAGTGATCTAGATTATTA G
- the LOC103436169 gene encoding uncharacterized protein isoform X2, whose translation MDREWIRNPNRVSREYLNGISEFLKTASKHVNAEGYTKCPCQNCNNCRLKSLREIQQDLGRYGMSFNYTTWTHHGERLRTVSSCSNPQPVSRPITEIGSDNDHVMNVINDLHPHTHVSQNNALEEDDNTISNDNVEVDESSMPREEHEKFERLLKQAQRELYPGCEGFSVLTAIVEFMHGKVMFGMSNTCYDYFMALFKRMLPKDNVLPPSHYEANKILKDLGLGCEKIHACKYDCVLFYKENKALDQCPVCNEPRYHKSSPDKKRKIPRKVLRYFPLKPRLQRLYMSVHTANDMRWHKEKRVDDDIMRHPADGTAWKEFDNIYPDFAADPRNVRLGLATDGFNPFNNMSKPYSMWPVVVVPYNLPPWRCMKKEFSIMTLLIPGDKAPGREIDVYLRPLIDELKELWENGVPTYDKATNSMFNLRAALMWTINDFPAYANLSGWGTKGYNACPVCNEDGTSERFSDKICYMGHRRWLPWNHAWRDNKDSFDGRTEYRARPREFSGEEILAQVANLNFGRMGKHDNNPDKKMKKTPEHRNWSKKSVFFELEYWSKLKIRHNLDVMHIEKNVSDSVVGTILDLEGKSKDTHKARNDLMNLGIKENLWLEWDGSKWNKGHPFYTVEPKFQKEFLEFLKWVKYPDGYAASISRNVKVGEKKISGLKSHDCHVLLQRLIPVGIRKFLPENVVEPIIELSSFFQQICAKTLCVVDLERLKENIVYILCKLEQIFPPAFFDVMIHVMIHLVDEAILAGPVNFRWMYPIERLLGRYKRYVRNKARPEGSITAVYLSNESLTFCGMYLRNVESSFNRRERNIDGGVRLEKLSVFAQIAKPFMGSSSVEFTSADMKIAEWFIFNNCDEVTPFLDREHEEIIKRESSSNVEQRHKDKFPSWFREHMRSLGKEKSPLYNDELFELARGAVRAETYQGCVVNGVKFVVAERDDRLITQNSGVYVPGDVDTGELEFYGKLTSVIELLYRQGYKVVLFKCHWFNTDPSRRGSIKRDYHLISVNTNTRWYDNDPYILATQAKQVFYVADPKAGTGWKVIQRIQHRNVWDIPEKGNSEGDSSDDDVTYQENSSSDIPDMAQVQHIDETLTPYCLENVPPVAVEIDSIIIDLGALPRIDENEFIYNYNEESSIDTDDYISNEENSSHGDDSSSSTTDDDSDLDY comes from the exons ATGGACAGGGAATGGATACGAAATCCGAATCGAGTGAGTAGGGAATATTTAAATGGGATTTCAGAATTTTTGAAAACTGCAAGCAAACATGTCAACGCTGAGGGTTATACTAAGTGCCCATGCCAGAATTGTAACAACTGTAGATTAAAGTCATTGAGAGAAATTCAGCAAGATTTGGGTAGATATGGAATGTCATTCAATTATACTACATGGACTCATCATGGGGAACGATTGAGAACTGTTTCAAGTTGTTCAAACCCACAACCAGTGTCGCGACCTATTACTGAAATAGGAAGTGATAATGATCATGTAATGAATGTAATCAATGATCTTCATCCACACACGCATGTTAGTCAAAACAATGCGTTGGAGGAGGATGATAACACAATCAGCAATGATAATGTGGAAGTGGATGAGTCCAGCATGCCTAGAGAAGAACATGAAAAGTTTGAGAGATTATTAAAACAAGCTCAACGAGAATTGTACCCTGGGTGTGAAGGTTTCTCTGTACTAACGGCAATTGTGGAGTTCATGCATGGCAAGGTCATGTTTGGAATGTCCAACACATGCTATGATTATTTCATGGCACTTTTCAAACGGATGCTTCCGAAAGATAATGTTTTGCCTCCATCACATTATGAAGCAAATAAGATTTTGAAAGATTTAGGGTTAGGGTGTGAAAAAATTCATGCCTGCAAGTATGATTGTGTGTTgttttacaaagaaaataaagcgTTAGATCAGTGTCCTGTTTGTAATGAGCCTAGGTATCATAAGAGTTCTCCGGACAAGAAGCGGAAGATTCCGAGAAAAGTGCTACGATATTTTCCACTTAAGCCAAGATTGCAACGGCTGTACATGTCAGTGCACACGGCCAATGATATGAGGTGGCATAAGGAAAAGAGGGTTGATGATGATATCATGCGACATCCCGCTGACGGAACTGCATGGAAAGAGTTTGACAATATATATCCTGACTTTGCAGCAGACCCTCGGAATGTGAGGTTAGGCCTTGCCACGGATGGATTTAATCCATTCAATAATATGAGTAAACCTTATAGTATGTGGCCTGTGGTGGTTGTTCCATATAATTTGCCGCCTTGGAGATGTATGAAAAAAGAATTTTCCATTATGACATTGCTAATCCCAGGTGATAAAGCACCTGGAAGAGAAATCGATGTGTATTTACGACCGTTAATTGATGAGCTGAAAGAATTATGGGAAAATGGTGTGCCAACATATGATAAGGCTACTAATTCTATGTTTAACTTACGTGCGGCATTGATGTGGACAATCAATGATTTTCCAGCTTACGCAAATCTATCGGGATGGGGCACTAAGGGCTATAATGCATGCCCTGTTTGTAATGAGGACGGAACATCAGAAAGGTTCAGCGACAAGATTTGTTACATGGGACATCGACGGTGGCTACCTTGGAATCATGCATGGCGGGATAACAAAGACTCTTTTGATGGGAGAACTGAATATCGTGCTAGACCTCGGGAGTTCTCAGGGGAAGAGATTTTAGCACAAGTTGCTAATTTAAATTTTGGTCGGATGGGTAAACATGACAACAATCCGgacaagaaaatgaagaaaacgcCTGAGCATCGAAATTGGTCGAAAAAGAGTGTGTTCTTCGAGTTGGAGTATTGGTCAAAGTTGAAAATCAGGCATAACTTAGATGTGATGCACATCGAGAAGAATGTTTCTGATAGTGTTGTTGGAACAATACTGGACCTAGAAGGAAAATCTAAAGACACGCACAAAGCTCGCAATGATTTGATGAATTTGGgcataaaagaaaatttgtgGTTAGAGTGGGACGGGAGTAAGTGGAATAAAGGTCACCCATTTTATACCGTGGAACCAAAGTTCCAAAAAGAATTCCTTGAGTTTTTGAAATGGGTAAAGTACCCAGATGGATATGCAGCCAGTATCTCTCGAAATGTGAAAGTCGGTGAGAAAAAGATTTCCGGATTGAAGAGTCATGATTGCCACGTGTTATTGCAGCGACTTATTCCCGTGGGTATTCGAAAATTTTTGCCGGAAAATGTGGTTGAACCGATCATTGAATTATCGAGCTTCTTTCAGCAAATATGTGCCAAAACGTTGTGTGTGGTAGACTTGGAAAGGCTGAAAGAAAATATTGTGTACATATTGTGCAAGCTTGAACAAATATTTCCCCCTGCATTCTTTGATGTAATGATTCATGTCATGATCCACTTAGTAGATGAAGCGATACTTGCTGGGCCTGTTAATTTTCGGTGGATGTACCCTATAGAAAG ACTATTGGGAAGGTATAAACGCTATGTGCGGAACAAAGCACGTCCTGAGGGATCTATTACAGCGGTATACCTTTCAAATGAATCCCTCACTTTTTGTGGGATGTATCTCCGTAATGTTGAAAGTTCTTTTAATCGACGTGAACGAAATATTGATGGTGGTGTGCGACTAGAGAAGCTTTCTGTATTTGCTCAAATTGCAAAACCGTTTATGGGTAGTTCAAGTGTTGAATTTACTAGTGCTGACATGAAGATAGCTGAGtggtttatattcaacaattgTGACGAGGTGACACCATTCCTTGA CAGGGAGCATGAGGAAATAATAAAGCGTGAAAGTAGTTCAAACGTGGAGCAAAGACACAAAGATAAGTTTCCTTCTTGGTTTCGTGAACAT ATGAGGAGCTTGGGAAAGGAAAAGTCACCTTTATATAATGATGAGTTGTTTGAGTTAGCGAGAGGTGCTGTGCGAGCTGAAACATATCAAGGCTGTGTTGTGAATGGGGTTAAGTTTGTAGTTGCCGAACGAGATGATAGATTAATCACTCAGAATAGTGGGGTGTATGTGCCTGGAGATGTCGATACTGGAGAACTAGAATTTTATGGAAAGTTGACTAGTGTCATTGAATTGTTATATAGACAGGGGTATAAAGTGGTGTTATTTAAGTGCCACTGGTTCAATACAGACCCTTCTAGACGAGGGAGTATAAAGCGCGACTACCACTTAATATCAGTCAACACAAACACTCGTTGGTATGATAATGATCCTTATATTCTTGCCACTCAAGCGAAGCAAGTGTTTTATGTGGCTGATCCTAAGGCAGGTACTGGTTGGAAAGTAATTCAAAGAATTCAACATAGAAATGTATGGGATATTCCGGAAAAGGGGAACTCTGAGGGTGATAGTAGTGATGATGATGTGACATACCAAGAGAACTCTTCATCAGACATTCCTGATATGGCACAAGTACAACACATTGATGAAACTCTGACTCCGTACTGCTTGGAAAACGTTCCTCCAGTTGCAGTTGAGATTGACTCCATCATTATAGATCTTGGGGCTCTTCCtagaattgatgaaaatgaattCATTTACAATTATAATGAAGAAAGTAGTATAGATACTGATGACTACATAAGCAATGAGGAAAATAGTAGTCATGGTGATGATAGTTCAAGCAGTACTACTGATGACGATAGTGATCTAGATTATTAG